One Phenylobacterium hankyongense DNA segment encodes these proteins:
- a CDS encoding MFS transporter — protein sequence MTESTSVETHGPSSVIDPPAIATIGGDAKLNRGGVAWSVFEGGRDPYVILITIYIFMPYVASVMVGDPVRGQEAISHWQQIAGWTVMATAPFLGASVDKLGRRKGWLALVVGLMVPMIAALWWAKPDGSGLPVMAVMLLAMLVNVLFAYSEVLHNSLLIRAAGLEGAHKASGLALALGNLLSVFALAFTAWAFALPGKVHWSWVPAAPLFGLDPASHEPERVVALMAAGLLALGALPLFLFTPDAPRTGIPMLKAWRDGAGELLSMIRTVRRYRDAVLYLASRMLFVDGMNAVLFFIGIYAVGVMKWGALEMLAYGILLSIFAALGGLVGRMLDEKLGPKTALRIEIAMAMLGLIAFLGMAPDRILFFWPYDAAAHAPLWNGPVFRYLPDVIFVLIGFSNAIFISGQYASSRTMLTRITPPEQTGAFFGVYALSGVATSWLAPTLVNIGTRVTKSQQGGFVMIVGLLGVGLGVLSLVRGGGRRSAASA from the coding sequence GTGACCGAATCCACCTCTGTCGAGACCCACGGCCCGTCGTCGGTGATCGATCCGCCGGCCATCGCCACGATCGGCGGCGACGCCAAGCTCAATCGCGGCGGCGTCGCCTGGTCGGTTTTCGAGGGTGGTCGCGACCCCTACGTCATCCTGATCACCATCTACATCTTCATGCCCTACGTGGCCTCGGTGATGGTCGGCGATCCGGTTCGCGGCCAGGAGGCGATCTCCCACTGGCAGCAGATCGCCGGCTGGACGGTGATGGCCACCGCCCCGTTCCTCGGCGCCTCCGTCGACAAGCTCGGCCGCCGCAAGGGCTGGCTCGCCCTGGTGGTCGGGCTGATGGTCCCGATGATCGCGGCGCTGTGGTGGGCGAAACCGGACGGCAGCGGGCTGCCGGTGATGGCGGTGATGCTGCTGGCGATGTTGGTCAACGTGCTCTTCGCCTACTCGGAGGTGCTGCACAATTCGCTGCTGATCCGCGCGGCGGGCCTGGAGGGCGCGCACAAGGCGTCGGGTCTGGCGTTGGCGCTGGGCAACCTCCTGTCGGTGTTCGCGCTGGCCTTCACCGCCTGGGCCTTCGCCTTGCCGGGCAAGGTCCATTGGAGCTGGGTGCCGGCCGCGCCGCTGTTCGGCCTCGACCCTGCCAGCCACGAGCCGGAGCGGGTGGTGGCGCTGATGGCCGCCGGCCTGCTGGCTCTGGGCGCCCTGCCGCTCTTTCTGTTCACCCCGGACGCGCCGCGCACCGGCATCCCGATGCTGAAGGCCTGGCGCGACGGAGCCGGCGAGTTGCTCAGCATGATCCGGACGGTGCGGCGGTACCGGGACGCCGTGCTCTACCTCGCCTCGCGGATGCTGTTCGTCGACGGGATGAACGCGGTCCTGTTCTTCATCGGCATCTACGCGGTGGGCGTGATGAAATGGGGCGCGCTGGAAATGCTGGCCTACGGCATCCTGCTCAGCATATTCGCCGCCCTGGGCGGGCTCGTCGGCCGGATGCTGGACGAGAAGCTGGGACCGAAGACGGCGCTCAGGATCGAGATCGCCATGGCCATGCTGGGCCTGATCGCGTTCCTGGGGATGGCGCCCGACCGCATCCTGTTCTTCTGGCCGTACGACGCGGCGGCCCACGCGCCGCTCTGGAACGGGCCGGTGTTCCGCTACCTGCCCGACGTGATCTTCGTGCTGATCGGCTTCTCCAACGCCATCTTCATCTCCGGGCAGTACGCGTCAAGCCGCACCATGCTGACGCGGATCACCCCGCCGGAGCAGACCGGCGCCTTCTTCGGCGTCTATGCGCTGTCCGGGGTGGCCACCAGCTGGCTCGCGCCCACCCTGGTCAACATCGGCACTCGCGTGACGAAGAGCCAGCAGGGGGGCTTCGTGATGATCGTCGGCCTGTTGGGGGTGGGGCTCGGGGTCCTGAGCCTG